From the genome of Sulfurovum sp. NBC37-1, one region includes:
- a CDS encoding zinc ribbon domain-containing protein YjdM, with amino-acid sequence MENIPSCPKCGSEYTYEDGSLYICPECAHEWSKDEASEEEAGLVVRDANGNILEEGDTVTVIKDLKVKGSSGGIKVGTKIKGIHLVEGSDGHNIDCKVPGVGAIKLKQEFVKKA; translated from the coding sequence ATGGAAAATATCCCTAGTTGCCCAAAATGCGGCAGTGAATATACCTATGAGGATGGCAGCCTCTATATCTGTCCCGAGTGTGCACATGAGTGGAGCAAGGATGAAGCGTCAGAGGAGGAAGCAGGACTCGTCGTAAGAGACGCCAATGGCAACATCCTTGAAGAGGGTGATACGGTCACGGTCATTAAAGACCTCAAGGTCAAAGGAAGCAGCGGCGGGATCAAAGTCGGTACCAAGATCAAGGGTATCCATCTTGTCGAAGGCAGCGACGGTCACAATATCGACTGTAAAGTACCAGGTGTCGGTGCGATAAAACTCAAGCAGGAATTCGTCAAAAAGGCGTAA
- the recO gene encoding recombination protein RecO: protein MKGFILSVRKVKNEDSIAMVLTAQNVRTYYRFFGARHSILQLGNLVDFEVEGEDGRFLPRLRSLSHIGFPWLFDKNRLLMWHNFIRLFEPHLKEAEEIDSFYYDLLLSAARKWEKQNPKRIVCESYIELLEYEGRLSPEKNCYICEQPIAEEIALIQALKPAHPACIYSPSLPTDKIMDFFRTKKTLFLEDHEVDHLFDVVMKGL from the coding sequence ATCAAAGGTTTCATACTGAGTGTTCGCAAAGTGAAGAATGAGGATTCCATTGCCATGGTCCTCACTGCACAGAATGTCAGGACCTATTACCGTTTTTTCGGGGCAAGACACTCCATTTTGCAGCTTGGAAACCTTGTTGATTTCGAAGTCGAGGGGGAAGACGGCCGCTTCTTACCACGTCTGCGTTCACTCTCGCACATCGGTTTTCCCTGGCTCTTCGACAAAAACAGACTGCTGATGTGGCACAATTTTATCAGGCTCTTCGAACCGCATCTCAAAGAGGCGGAAGAGATCGACAGTTTTTACTACGACCTTCTGTTGAGTGCCGCGAGAAAATGGGAGAAGCAGAATCCCAAACGTATCGTCTGTGAAAGCTACATCGAACTGCTTGAGTATGAAGGGAGACTCTCTCCCGAAAAGAACTGCTATATCTGCGAACAGCCTATCGCAGAGGAGATCGCTCTCATACAGGCACTGAAACCGGCACATCCTGCCTGCATCTACAGTCCTTCACTGCCTACAGACAAAATAATGGACTTCTTCCGGACAAAAAAAACCCTCTTCCTCGAAGACCATGAGGTGGACCATCTCTTTGATGTCGTCATGAAAGGCCTCTAA
- the gltB gene encoding glutamate synthase large subunit produces the protein MRDLFTSFKDNCGFGLLCSIDNTPTHQNLEDAVTSLSRMMHRGAIAADGKTGDGSGLLLSLPRSFFEHVAAKDGIDLPEQYAVAMVFSRNESDFDVIEKICANNDLKVIYTRTVPVDTNALGEQALVTLPAIKQVFVVPRSVVATERFEALIYLSRKGIEHALKDDRDFYIPSFSTKVVSYKGLVMPTHIKEFYKDLADEHFKISFCLFHQRFSTNTLPEWRLAQPFRMIAHNGEINSVTANRFNVKAKMAAVKSDVFTDEEMARLTDVIQDGMSDSASLDNFMEFLRVNGVDFFKAARSLIPAPWHNAPLMDTDLKGFYEYASTCFEPWDGPAAVSMTDGRYIGCVLDRNGLRPAKYVITTDNRLLISSEYGVLQLPEEMIAQRGRLQSGEMMGVDLKYGKVLTTTDIDNYLKSMFPYNKWMGKNMSYLQEHVPNTHVEEVSTDHTVMEAKQRYFNYTLELMREVIKPMMTEGKETTGAMGDDTPIAAFSTQQRNFTDFFKQKFAQVTNPPIDPIREKSVTSLNTGFGEIRNVLSDDAEHAKRLKTVLPIMSAEKFAVLKEFGTEGNEKYDVAYKMASYSTTYTHDLKESLNALVEKIVADVRDRGIRTIVLDDRDLSEETKVLPMLMVVGRLNTVLLEEKLRHLSSIVAVTGEVFDPHSAACMIGYGVAAIYPYLLYYTVEQLADEDTDMTITLKRIRRAMGGGLLKIMSKMGISTVSSYRNSKLFDTIGLGDEIVSECFSGTHGLLKGLGYEDIDARLNSNHERAFTDAFKGKRKALYKGGYYKYKKGEEFHDFSRPTIAAIQQCALSGSKEDYKKLEELVDRRDKKFIRDFFELNSPREPISIDEVEPASEILKRFSSAAMSMGSISPEAHEVLAEAMNTIGAKSNSGEGGEDPARYGTIKNSKIKQIASGRFGVTPEYLRSAEELQIKVAQGAKPGEGGQLPGSKVSPLIASLRYTKPGVTLISPPPHHDIYSIEDLAQLIFDLKQINPKARIAVKLVSTAGVGTIAAGVAKAYADKIIISGGDGGTGAAPIGSIRFAGNPWELGLYEAHNSLKANNLRGNVTVETDGGLKTALDVIKAAIFGAEEYAFGTGALVIVGCIMLRVCHLNTCGVGVATQNPHLRERFKGNVQKVVNYFTLLAEEVREILASLGYRSLEEIVGKTELLKIIDDEYAKKFDFEQFLKKVDGVDTCQVPFNEPYDKNEYEKAIVEELMPTIEDPSKPVVINKEVSNLNRSFGTRISGEIAERHGNKGLPDDTITINLTGVVGQSLGAFLSEGVTINVQGAGNDYIGKGMNGGRIVITSSKSGPKFALGGNTCLYGATGGTLYISGQVGERFAVRNSGATTIVEGTGDHPCEYMTGGTVVILGNTGVNFGAGMTGGKAFVYDEEGTFYEKLNPELVEALRIDTDELDFEMFGLKRLLQDYIEKTGSEKAQYILDNARECVRKFWLVVPRGARPSLDANKKGE, from the coding sequence ATGAGAGATTTATTTACCTCCTTCAAGGACAATTGTGGATTCGGACTTCTCTGCTCCATCGACAATACGCCTACCCATCAAAACTTGGAAGATGCCGTTACATCGTTGTCGCGTATGATGCACAGAGGTGCGATTGCAGCAGATGGTAAAACAGGTGATGGTTCGGGACTTCTTCTCTCTCTGCCAAGATCGTTCTTCGAGCATGTGGCTGCCAAAGACGGTATAGATCTGCCTGAGCAGTATGCCGTTGCCATGGTCTTTTCCCGTAACGAATCTGACTTCGATGTGATCGAGAAGATCTGTGCCAACAATGACCTCAAAGTGATCTATACTCGTACTGTACCTGTTGATACCAATGCACTGGGCGAGCAGGCACTTGTTACTCTTCCGGCGATTAAGCAGGTCTTTGTAGTGCCCAGAAGCGTGGTCGCAACAGAACGTTTTGAAGCGTTGATCTATCTTTCACGCAAAGGGATAGAGCATGCGCTCAAAGATGACAGGGACTTTTACATTCCTTCCTTCTCGACCAAGGTGGTTTCGTATAAAGGCCTTGTCATGCCTACGCACATCAAAGAGTTCTACAAAGACCTTGCCGACGAGCATTTCAAAATCTCTTTCTGTCTTTTCCACCAGCGTTTCTCTACCAATACACTGCCCGAGTGGAGACTGGCGCAACCGTTCCGTATGATCGCCCACAATGGTGAGATCAACTCCGTAACTGCCAACCGTTTCAATGTCAAAGCCAAAATGGCGGCAGTGAAGTCTGATGTCTTTACGGATGAAGAGATGGCACGTTTGACAGATGTGATCCAGGACGGTATGAGCGACTCGGCAAGTCTGGACAATTTCATGGAATTCCTCAGGGTCAACGGTGTGGACTTCTTCAAGGCGGCACGTTCTCTCATTCCTGCACCGTGGCACAATGCGCCGTTGATGGATACAGACCTCAAAGGTTTTTACGAATATGCCAGTACCTGTTTCGAACCTTGGGACGGACCGGCGGCAGTCAGTATGACCGACGGACGTTATATCGGCTGTGTACTTGACAGGAATGGACTCAGGCCTGCAAAATATGTTATCACCACAGACAACAGACTTTTGATCTCATCGGAGTATGGTGTACTTCAGCTGCCTGAAGAGATGATCGCCCAGCGCGGCCGACTGCAGTCGGGCGAGATGATGGGTGTTGACCTCAAGTATGGAAAGGTCCTGACTACTACCGATATAGACAACTACCTCAAATCGATGTTCCCGTACAACAAGTGGATGGGCAAGAATATGAGTTATCTTCAGGAACATGTTCCCAATACACATGTGGAAGAGGTATCGACCGACCATACAGTGATGGAAGCCAAGCAGCGTTACTTCAACTATACGCTTGAGCTGATGAGAGAGGTCATCAAACCGATGATGACTGAAGGAAAAGAGACGACAGGTGCCATGGGCGACGATACACCTATCGCTGCCTTCTCTACCCAGCAGAGAAACTTCACCGATTTCTTCAAACAGAAGTTCGCACAGGTGACCAACCCTCCGATTGACCCGATCAGGGAGAAAAGTGTGACCAGTCTGAATACCGGTTTCGGTGAGATCAGAAATGTGCTTTCTGACGATGCGGAACATGCAAAACGTCTCAAGACCGTACTACCCATCATGTCGGCGGAAAAATTCGCGGTTCTCAAAGAGTTCGGTACCGAAGGAAATGAGAAATATGACGTTGCCTATAAAATGGCGAGCTACAGTACGACCTATACGCACGACCTCAAAGAGAGCCTGAACGCATTGGTGGAAAAGATCGTTGCCGATGTCCGCGACAGGGGTATTCGAACAATAGTGCTTGATGACAGGGACCTCTCGGAAGAGACCAAGGTCCTGCCTATGCTGATGGTTGTAGGACGTCTCAATACTGTCCTGCTTGAAGAAAAACTCAGACACCTGAGCAGCATCGTTGCGGTCACTGGTGAAGTGTTCGATCCGCATTCGGCAGCCTGTATGATCGGTTACGGCGTAGCGGCGATCTATCCGTACCTGCTGTACTATACCGTAGAGCAGCTGGCGGATGAAGATACTGATATGACGATCACACTCAAGCGCATCAGACGTGCCATGGGCGGAGGTTTGCTCAAGATCATGTCCAAAATGGGTATCTCGACCGTCTCTTCCTACCGTAACTCCAAGCTCTTCGATACGATCGGTCTTGGTGACGAGATAGTATCGGAGTGTTTTAGCGGTACGCACGGACTGCTTAAAGGACTGGGGTATGAAGATATCGACGCCAGACTCAACAGTAACCATGAACGCGCATTTACGGATGCCTTCAAAGGCAAAAGAAAAGCGCTCTATAAAGGCGGGTACTACAAGTATAAAAAAGGTGAAGAGTTCCATGACTTCTCCAGACCGACCATTGCTGCTATCCAGCAGTGTGCACTGAGCGGAAGCAAAGAGGATTACAAAAAGCTCGAAGAGCTGGTAGACAGAAGGGACAAGAAGTTCATCAGGGACTTCTTTGAGCTTAACTCGCCAAGAGAGCCCATCAGTATTGACGAGGTAGAACCTGCTTCCGAGATCCTCAAGCGTTTCTCTTCTGCGGCAATGTCTATGGGGTCTATCTCTCCCGAAGCACATGAAGTGCTGGCAGAGGCGATGAATACCATCGGTGCGAAGTCCAACTCAGGGGAGGGTGGTGAAGACCCTGCACGTTACGGGACCATCAAGAATTCCAAGATCAAGCAGATCGCTTCAGGACGCTTCGGAGTAACACCGGAGTATCTGCGTTCGGCTGAAGAGCTGCAGATCAAAGTGGCACAGGGTGCAAAACCGGGTGAAGGCGGACAGCTTCCCGGAAGCAAGGTTTCTCCGCTTATTGCATCACTGAGATATACCAAGCCGGGTGTGACGCTGATTTCACCACCGCCTCACCACGATATCTACTCCATCGAGGATCTGGCCCAGCTCATTTTTGACCTCAAGCAGATCAATCCGAAAGCAAGGATCGCGGTCAAGCTCGTATCGACTGCAGGTGTAGGAACGATCGCGGCGGGTGTAGCCAAAGCGTATGCGGACAAGATCATCATCTCCGGCGGGGACGGCGGAACGGGTGCGGCGCCTATCGGTTCCATCCGATTTGCGGGTAATCCGTGGGAGCTTGGACTCTATGAAGCGCACAATTCACTTAAAGCCAACAACCTCAGGGGCAATGTTACTGTCGAAACGGACGGAGGGCTCAAAACAGCGCTCGATGTCATTAAAGCAGCAATCTTCGGTGCTGAAGAGTATGCCTTTGGTACAGGTGCACTGGTTATCGTCGGATGTATCATGCTGCGTGTCTGTCACCTGAATACCTGTGGTGTAGGTGTTGCGACACAGAACCCTCACCTCAGAGAGCGTTTCAAAGGGAATGTACAGAAAGTGGTCAACTACTTTACGCTCCTTGCCGAAGAGGTACGTGAGATCCTTGCTTCTCTGGGTTACAGATCACTTGAGGAGATCGTCGGTAAAACAGAATTGCTCAAGATCATCGATGACGAGTATGCCAAGAAGTTCGATTTCGAACAGTTCCTGAAAAAAGTGGACGGTGTCGATACCTGTCAGGTGCCGTTCAATGAACCGTATGACAAGAACGAGTATGAAAAAGCGATCGTCGAAGAGCTGATGCCAACAATCGAAGATCCGTCCAAGCCGGTTGTCATCAACAAAGAAGTCAGCAACCTGAACAGAAGTTTCGGTACAAGGATCTCCGGTGAGATCGCAGAGCGTCACGGCAACAAAGGGCTTCCTGACGATACTATCACGATCAACCTTACAGGGGTCGTCGGGCAGTCTCTCGGTGCCTTCCTTTCCGAAGGTGTGACCATCAATGTCCAGGGGGCAGGAAACGATTATATCGGTAAGGGAATGAACGGCGGGCGCATTGTCATTACCTCTTCCAAATCGGGACCGAAGTTCGCACTGGGCGGGAACACCTGTCTTTACGGTGCGACTGGCGGTACACTCTATATCAGTGGACAGGTCGGTGAGCGTTTTGCCGTACGTAACTCCGGAGCGACCACTATCGTTGAAGGCACGGGAGACCATCCTTGTGAGTACATGACAGGCGGTACAGTTGTCATTCTCGGCAATACCGGAGTGAACTTCGGTGCGGGTATGACCGGCGGTAAAGCATTTGTCTATGATGAAGAGGGTACGTTCTACGAAAAGCTGAACCCTGAACTGGTAGAAGCACTGCGTATAGATACCGATGAGCTGGATTTTGAAATGTTTGGACTCAAAAGACTTCTGCAAGACTATATTGAAAAAACAGGCAGTGAGAAAGCACAGTATATCCTTGACAATGCCAGAGAGTGTGTACGTAAGTTCTGGCTTGTAGTACCG